In Sesamum indicum cultivar Zhongzhi No. 13 linkage group LG1, S_indicum_v1.0, whole genome shotgun sequence, the sequence GTAAAAGCTAGTCCAGCAGAACTGTTCATCCAGTCACCTGATTAAAGAAAAGCTTTTGAGAAGCTCATAGCTACAAGAAGCACTTTGAAAGAGAATATCAATCTAAGCCCACATATAGCCACAAAGTAAACAGCAGTTGCTCTCCAAAAGTAATAAGTAGTATTTCTTAGCTTTTATTTTGGATGGAGAGTGTTGTTGGTGGAGGATTCattcaacaattatatatagcacTGAAATGTAAATACTGAAAACATGGAATGAGACATCACAATGATTATATCAATATGACTTCTGAAGCATGGCCCAGAGGcttagaggaaaaaaaaagcacaAAGACAACATTTAGAAGCTCAATAATACACAAACAAAAGTTTTCACTGACGATCAGTAACTATGTCATATTTCATCAAAGTTACACTTCTAAGTTGataaaatctttcttttttgcttaTAATCCGCTGTTTACAAGCATAtttactttttccttttttttatcttttgtccCTTTTTCCTTTAGGAAGGTCTGTGTTAGATGGGTTCGAGGTCGGGCTCGAATAGACACAAGAAAAGCCACTTTCTGAAAGCTGAGTTTATGGCAAAGCAAGATGATGATCATTTCAGGCTTCATGACACAGATTACGAAACTGAAGATCACTACTCTCAGAAAACTTACCAAGTGGAGCAAGTTTCTGTTTCCACCCAGTTCCTGGTGGCCTGCCTCTGCGTGGTTTTTCACCAGGGGTAGTCTCGGAGGGAGGGGTGGAGGCAGGCATTGGGGACAGTCCTAAAGACATGTTAGCTCCATCAGGGCCATATTTCCTAGGCCTgccccttttcttcttcaccaTCTCCCCACCCCGGGGAGAACTAGAAACAATAGACATATTCATTCTATCACTCATTCCATGAGCAAAATTGGATGAGGGGTTCTCAACATGGAATGCTGAACCACTCACAGAACCTCCACTGATCCCTACATTTGGATGCACTTGAATGTTAGGATTAGAATGAGACTTGAAAACAGACTGTGTGTTTATCCCACCACCCTGTGCAGTCGCTGAACCCCCACCAGCACCATGAACATTGTGGCCAGGCCCTGAACCACCAGAACCACCAATTCCCCCTCTATTGAGGTAATATGAAGCTGACCCTTGTAATGTCATCCCTTCTCTCCCATCCATTCATTTAATTGCCAAAATTCCACTAAAGATCCAATTCTTGAGACTATTTCAACCTATAAAACACAGTCTTTGCCTCTTTTCCAGCCTAAATTGCAAATCTGTAACTGACCCACCAAAGGAATCAGATCAAAAACCTAACAAACAAACCAAAagcaaaaatacaacaaagaATTACAACACTACAACACGAAAGGTCGAAGTTTTAACTAGGGTTTATCATGGGTTTTTCATTAATTGTGGAAGAGAGCGAAAAAACTcaatataataagaaattttatgtCTCAACCGGACAGAGAAAACTCAATAGATacaaaaaaccctcaaaaaGTTGAAACTTGTGACAGATTGAATGCCAAGTGAAAACACATCAAAGCTTATCCtgaaaatgtagaaaataCATATCTACCCAAGCACTCAAATTCTCAGCTCTTATTCAACAGCTGCTCAACTGCAGTCAAAGCACATCAAGAGAAACGGGTGAAGAGGGAATGAAACCCTAGATTTAGAATGTGGTAGAGTGAGAGAGAGGAATGGGGAGGTTTGGGAAAGAGGAGGGAGGGTAAAGACAAAAGTgagatgaaatagaaaaatttcagCTTTTGAATTAAAGTAAGGGGAAGGCCACCTTTCCTATTGCTCATTATGGCTTAATAACACTTTGCACCTTCAATTATGCCATAAATCGCATTCACCCCCTaatatttaaaacatataagaaAATACCCTCACAGTTCTAACCAACTTctaaaaaattcacaaatgTTACCTTTTTTTGGGCTGAAAGTTACAATTTAGCCTTCTTATAACTGATTATAATTCAACCCCTCAAAAGTATGAATTACTATGTAAATCTGAGTTCTGCCTAAATTATCGATTTTTCTTCCCTTTGATGGTATATGAGGaacaaaaaatggaaaatttccGTGTCATTAAGGTCAAGGCGTTAGTGAAAGCCCATTAtgactttttatttgttaatggCACCAGCAAAATATTGTTTCATCTTAAAAGCTTACTCGCAGCCGACAACATATTTGGTTGAATACAAGATAGTGGGAACACGCTTTTCAAATTGTTATGCACAAGTATAGTAAATTCCTCAATCATGGCAACACATAGGTGTTTTTTAGAGCTTGAATTGAACTGAAAGGCCAGCGTTGcatccaatataaattataataatgtatattaaataacttaataCAACATACTTACTTTAAGTTATATTTCTATTACATTGTTCACGATCAATTAGCAAGTTTCAAATGAAAGTTAATGTACTTTGTTATTgtgattttagaaataattgtaTAACAATGGTGTACAGCGCTGCTCAACAAGTAgatgataaatatcaaatttttacaacGTAAAGCTCTAGTAAGATCACTAGAAAGAAATTTCTGTAGGtggtttatatatacatatgtgtagatttatcataattttattacatagtAACTAATTATACACTTTTGTAACTATTGTTACAATATATGGCATATTTGATAGtattatgtgtatttttaatataatgtatttcccaacattatttaacttatacttttataaatgaCAATATAATCAAACATTTGAAGAGTTGTGAAGTTTTGAAGCTTCTAgacatttttcaattaaatactttgtaatattttaaaaattttagctttcaaataatagttaatataAACACCTGAAATAGATAAAGTTTTCAGTACAGAGAGAGAAGTTTTGGATATAACAACGCTTTTCAGgagcaaaatatttaattatttaaggaTATTTCGATTTAATTAGTGATCTTGCTCAAGCTTTGCGACCTCGAGGGTTGACCTCTGAGCTGGATGCTTACTCTATCAAGATCGAGTGATGGGCTCCtaagaacaaaaaaagaacGTGAAGCTCGTCAGGTACGTCCCCGACAACGACCCTccaacgctcaagttagtaGTACTTGAGGTGAAAATGTGCAATCAGATGAATATAGGTCGAAAACAAGTACAACATAGTTACCTCTAAAACAACGCGtcggggtatttataggaccCAAGTGGTTACTGTTATTTGGGCCACGTGTAAACATCTGTGATACGGCGTCCTCGATCAGACGGCTATCCGTGTATCGGGGTCTTCTGTAAGCATCCGGATAATAATTATGGGCTATCCGACCCGCTGAGTCTGATGCACGGATCTGCTTCTGTAATgccaaaaatacccttcattaagggcattttcgatattttatattaaaattgggGTTCTCCCCATCATTAATTAGTAAGTTTTGTTAAGTGTCGCATGGTAGGAGGAGTTTAGGACGTAACAATGTTTTTAGGAGCAAACATTGTTcttatcttaattaaattttgtaatattccAACTGCAATTTTAGCACATACTAGttaagggtattttttgttactttttaaattttaagggGGTGTGtgatatttatactatttttcagggtgcaaaatataattaatctatatataaataaataaattgaattctGACTCTGATGACTTTAGAAGTTTGAAGCCATTGGGGAACAGTTGGGTGCACCTAAGTACCAATATGTCTCTTTTTCCAACCAATATCATCATATTTTagtacaaatgtaattttgttataatatttgtttttttttatttttttcaaaaaataaatatcatcaaAATGTAGTTTTCTTGAAAGTTACAGGCTatatttgcataattaatgTTATCCAATAACAATTGTAAGAGGCACAATAATTGTTATTGGACAACATTATGAAAATGGGACTATGGTCAGAGTTGATGAGGAATTATCAGTGGTCgagaagaaattatataagaGATCATCAAGAGAAGTAGCGAAAAACAATGTCGATAGTGCAAGTTCAGACTTAAgttttaaagttatagaagtataactttcaaatttaattttctaattagagagagaatagagagagaataagAAAGATTGAAGAAGATAGTggaattaaatgaaaataaaagaacacatatatatagaaaaaattagaacGGCCTTAGGAACGGGTATAGGAACACATAAGTAGCAATAAAAAAGTAGCCGTTAATTTCTAGTTTAGGAACGGCCGTTGTCACGGTTTTTGGAACGATTTGCCGACCGTCGAAATGTAGCCATTGAAGATCATTTGGAACAGGCACAGTAACACATAGCAAATAATTCTAAGGAATCGTTCCAATTTGTACCTCATTTAGGAATACATTTTTAAACTGTCAATTTTGAGGCCTATTATGCAACGGGTGTAGGAACGGTTAGGTTTTGACTGTTCCTACATCTAATCTAGTGTTCCAAATTGAGTTCCAACGATTTTTCATTACTAATTTGGCACGAAATATGGAACGGGACTAGTAAGTGTTCTTTTGGAACTCAATTTGCGACAGTTGTCACGTGCCAAATTTGTAACCAAGAAAAATGTTCCACATGACTTCATCTTTCAGTATCCGTTCCTCAAGCGTCCTAAAACCTGTTGCAAGATGGAACAAGATTTGGAACGGTTCCCTGACCGTTCCaaattttgccttttttttgtagtgaaagATACAAATATCTTATCACAATAGGaataaatactcaaaaaattCACACTATTACATATTTAAACAAAAGTTCCTCTTATTAGTATCATTTTACATctaatatattatgataaaaatcaaaagtacgTGAAATTACAATCTGAATAATTTTctgtgattaatattaaaataaaattaattagttagaactctctcattttaaatttttcaacagCATTTCAGATTTAATAAGATTGGTAATGTTTATTTAAGATTACATTACATTATTCTTTCATATTGATGCGTTCAACAAACGTATGGGTCTAATTGATATGAACTATGCTCAAAGTTTGGATCGAAGTGAATGCAAATCCTAAAGGGAAAACCTGCAAAAGAGGCGTTAGCACTCTGATGCCCAAGTCAGTATCGTatttaggagaaaaataatcataaaaataaaatataatgaaaaatcgTGATAGAATAAGCAATTTCGTGAGAGAAATCATGCTAAGAATACAATTCGAATACTAAAGCAAGAAAGGGAGAGTGATTTTCCAGATTCTAGAGGGAGTCCCTACAGAGGGATTGAAAGTGTCCCTGTTGGTGGACTGAAAGTGTCCCTGTCTGAGAGCTGAAGAAGGAGTCCCTATTGGAGAATTGAAGAAAACGCCCCTGTTGGAGGACTGAAGAAGGCGTCCCTGTTGAGGGGCGCtgaaatgagaaattgaaataaaaataagaattttgtaaGTAATATATGGCAAAAGCATGAGTTCAGAGTTGCAACAAAATAGCAagataattttcaatttcttgaagGTCTGTCTATTCGGGGGTTGCTgcctatatttataaagaaggAGTCCCTCTTCGTATGGACTCTGATTGTGAGTGGCATTTCCAGAAAAGAAGGCAAAGATTTGGGGATAAGGCGCAATCTTATCTCTTCCTTGAGCAACACATTTTTAGTTGGGGGAGCACTCCTTTTACATGAGGACTCCTACTTCTACAAGGAGTCATTCTAGGTCAAGGAGTCCAGCTTCTTGTGGGCGCTTCCCTTTTCCTAGACTGGGCTTGGAAGGTGGGTTTGAGATCTGGTAGGCCTTGTACCAAACCTCCTTCTTGGTCCGGACTAGGCTTCCCTCTTGTGTTGAGCCTAGTGTACTTGCCTCCCTCTCGGGCTTagcttaataatttttcagcaGACCATTCTCATGACGTGGGCCTCCTAAGATGTTATCGGGgctcttgtttctttcttccttttggATCGTTTGGACCTCTTCGAGGCAACCTgtttttatgcacatcacatatatatgtatatatatatatattgagttttatagtttatattagtattttatatgttattcGGAtgctattcattttaaattttattgtgtcctagtaaattaatatttttaatattctaacaaattaatcaagtgaaactattattttcttatatatttatttattttagttggaTATACTTATCAGTTATCATTGTCAAGGTATTAGCACTCTTAAATAGtcttttataactaattttaatttattattaaaaagataatttgttAAGCAAAGATACAGATGTCTTTTcacaatgaaaacaaatacatgagatattcatacttttatatagggtatagatatagatatatagagtATAGACATAGATAAAAgaaaggataattatattatgccGTCTGAACTATGctcatttttatactttgtcatcgaaattttttttgtatcaacttaccATTTCAACTTTGCGAAATCTACAGTTTTCAATAtgtaatcattttttttgtaatcaCTTGTTGTGCATATGTAGAAAATATCAGAAGACATaaccttaaatatcacatgtgcattgcatatgatattttttcgacaaaaaacTTGATTCAAAACATCTATAAATAGCaaagtataaattttgtaaagttgagataGTAAATTAActgacacaaaaaataatttaaatatcaaaacgtaaaaataatcatagttcggataacaaaatataattaacactAAAAGAAACAGCATCACAAATAATATgtgactaaaaaaataaattctaaaaaaacacaaatttggttagtatttatttatgcatATAAAGCTATATACTAATgcataattgaattaaaataatatctataattaaattaagcaaaaTGGAGATAAACATCACTCACTCAagtcaagaaaaatatatattatatcttcTTGTGAATGTATGTCCTCCAAACAACACATATCAAAGTTGGTAAAAATCttctatcacattttttagCCACATCAATGTACGATTGAGAAATAtcctcataaaaaataaaaaaaattataattacaataataatttaaaaatgaaatgcaTGTACATTAGTATGACATCATTATTTAACACCAAACTAAAATACAAAGGGCCTTCACCAAAGAAATGACGAccttaaataaatttcataatctaACTATTGATCAcactaggaaaaaaaaataattggctGCAATGTTAATagttatagttataaattatggtaaaaaataattttattaactatggTCGGATATAATTGAcgcaaacaattaaatttttcatcattgaaaaaaaaatatttgctacaaTTAAAagtcatggtaaaaatatgtattagaCCATATTAAATGTTTTGGTCATCCTTACAAAAATTACGGACAATAATTATTACGTAATCGTAATCactaactatttattattaatcaaaataattaatcataattaaatattatgtttcttGTAATGTCGAAAAATTGATCAATGGGTCGTTTCGATTTATAGATGTAAACCCTCAAGTGACAAATGGAGATCTTTGGCAAACACACAAAAAGGGAAGTGGGGATATAATGTATAGCACGTGCTATCGATGAGATTCAAACTCAAGACGGCGAAATCCCATCTTGTTTGATAGATAGTCGATGCGGAGTCAGGAAATTGATTAAGATCAAGCCAAGGATTCGGACCCCAATAGCGCCACATATTTCATAAAGATGTAGCAAGTGAAATGAGTGTTGGTGTACACAGATCAACTAAAAGTTACCATATATAGAGATAGATCAAAGAACATGGTactagaaaattacatttgcaGAATGCATAGCATCCTGCAAGAAGGGAGTCACTTCGCATAGACGAGGTTTCCCTGACAAAAAGACAAGAAGTCATCAGCTTCGAAAGAGATCCCTAATTCATTCTTCTCATTCTGTGTTTCCCAATGTGTACATGCGCGCgcacgagagagagagagagagagagagagagagagttaagCTAATTCATACGAGCCCGTCCATTAAATACGTATGCGGAAACTCTGATGTTTGGGTACCGATGTTTCTATTCAACTCGTCCATCATGATGACCTCTCGAGCCAGTTGATCTTCAATATCTTGAATTTCAGACTTAAGTCTCTCCACCTCGACTTTACGCGTCAACAGTTCTTTGTTCCTATTATCAATGCTCTCAAGACGCCTATTCCTTTCATCCACCATGCCTTTTGCTTCTTCTCTCAATATAACAGCATCTTTGATCTCATCGAGTCGATCATGCAACCACTGCACGTTCACGTTCATATTCTCCGCATCCCTGACAGCCGTGTAATACGGATCTAAGGTACTGATATCAATGTCTTTCAACTGTTTCTTTTCTAGATCTTGCACCACCTTACAGATGCCAAGCAAGACAAGGGTCTTCATGCAATCCGACTTCAACGAACAATCCTGAGTAATGTCCCCATGATTTTTGTTAATGGCCTTAAGCGTGTAGAAGAGGGTTTTGTCGATGTCTGAGGATCTTGATTTTAGCACCTTTGTTTCGTCTAAAGAAGTTTCTCTTCCAGCCATGTTATGTAGAGCATTAGCCACATGTTGTAAGATTTTGGGGTCGATGCTCGGATTCATCCAGTCGTCGAGGGCAACACCGTGGATTGGATCAGGAACTTCAGTGAGTGAAATATCAGTGACTGTCTCCTCAATATCACGGTTAAGAAATGTGGATCTCGGGGCAGCACGTGCTTGGTTTTCATCAACGGTTTGTGTAATTTGCGAGCTCTGTTCACAAACTTGATTGTTCGTTCTTGATCTTGATTGTTCCTTAGTGATCTGGAGAGACGTAAAAAAGCATGACGTCTGCTTTTGTGTCTGTCTTAACGAGGCCGCAGAGACCTGATCACCATTTCTTGTTCCTATTTCTTGACACGCTGCAAGAATGAAGAAGTTAGAAATAGtgatttaattaaagagaTAATCAACCAAAAACAAACAGAACCGTAGTTCGTATAGCTCAAAACAACTAACTCGGATGGCCCAATTAATGCGAACAAAGAACAATCCTACGAGATAACCTCGTTGGATGATATCGTTAACAATCCTAGCTCAAACTATCAAGACATACACATCTGCAGAAATCGGACAAGCTGCAACAGTTAATTAGACTGAAATCAGGAggcacaagaaaaaaaattactattggctACAATGTTAATGACTACAGCTAAAAACTATGGTAAACAGCTATTATTAAccacagttaaataaaatcgatgcaaaaaatCCATCTTTTCcacaatgaaaaattatttgctacAGCTCAAAGCCGTGGTAAAAACATTTCAAAGCCATGGAAAATGTATTAGCTGCCATCACAAATATCACGGCCAACAATCATTACGTGGTCGtagtcaataactatttgctacggctattcattattaatcatgacaattaaccatggttaaatgttatatttcttatagTGAGGTTTCAAgcttttgctaatttttttagtgaattcGGCACTTCTGCTAAATGCAGTTCATTGTAGCCATGACATGTCTAGTTAATGAATCATTGAACGATTGGATATACCAAATGTCACTGCCCTTTCGACAATTTTTCTGTACACGTTCATGATTTATCACTATTTATTCTCGAAGCTTATCTTACGTAGAGCACAATTTGGCTTTTCAATTTGCTATTCATCTCCAAGCTAGCTTCAACTCTATCTTAAATGTAAGCAAAAGATTATGCTACATCATTAATCACTCCAGATACATATATCCTCCAACGAAACAAGTCCCAGGAGAACTGCAGCCCTCAAGTGTACGTAAAGAACACTCTCTCCTTCCCACAAAGAATGTGTTCCATTGTCCTGAAATGATCGGATTTCTTGTTCCTACTACATCTTTTATTCCATTTAAATCCTGCTACGTTTACAAGATCTTTCAATGACAGCCTTTCTACACatgttatgtatatattaaatggaatCAAAGAtatggaaaaatgcaattttggtctAGTTTCTTAGGGATGATGGCAATTTTAGACCAGGTCCAATTCAAAATAGCGAATCAGGAcagtaattttcaaaaaatagcaatttaagGACAAAATGCCATAATTTTGTCGGAATCATGCACATGATGAGCACGTGACCACATAAATTTGGGGATTTCTCCAAAATCCGGCGAATTAGCATACGTGGAAGTATTTTTTCAGCCAATGCTTCCCCATGCCACGGAAAAATACTTCCGTCGGATCTTGGAAATCCTAAATTAATGTGGTCACTTGCGCATCATGTGCGTGATTCCAGCAAAATTAGCGCATTTTGTCCTTAGATTgctatcttttaaaaaatttctatctTGATTCGCTATTTCGAATTGGACGGGACTAAAGTTGTCACCACCCCTAAAAAACTGGactaaaatgacatttttctctaaaagatacaacataatttgaaatagaaaatccaattcaatgcTATTTATGATGTCAATTTCTAACAAATGCCTTTTAAGCCccactttttaaatttattgacaaagaagataaatttcttcttaacacatatgtatgtgtatatattttagtgaTCACACAATGATTAAGTGGCgattgaaaattgattatttacttaatcaacatgttttttggttattgagaatatttgtaatgttgAAAAGGAGGGATGGTATGTGAACATCAAAGTtttcttatttgatttgatattctctattaaaattagacaagGAATTAAGAAccccagaaaagaaaaaagcagtaatgaaaaataacaGTTAATAATGCTGCTCTCAAGCTATAAATCACACAGATATTTGCTTGAATATAAGTAGATTAaagccaaaaataaataaaaattaaaatgctcAAGCACGCATAAGTACTGCAAAAACCCAAATGAAGAGCTCTGACAAAGCTTACAAAGCTGAGACATGATCCGAGCTTTTGGCGGTCGGCCTCTCCGGCGACGACCCGTCGGCTGCTGCTGCGCAGGAGGAGGCGAGTAGAACTGTGGCCGCGATCTTTTCCTAGAGGTACGCCGAGGCGGGTGCTGCTGTCTAGTAGAATCAGGAGTTAGTCCCTGAGAAAACCCATTTTCTAGAGAAGAGGGAGTATGATTTCTTGAAGATACAGCGGCGGCAGAGGTGGAAGGTTTGAGTGGTTGGGGCGGGAAACCCGGCGGCGCGTCAGGCACTGGAGGAGGCCAGACCCAGCTGTCAGGCAAGCAAAGTTTGCATTCTCcttctttctccttctttACCATGGCTTTCTCAGAGCATTTAAGCTTCTagacagagagagagggaggaaTTGTTTATGATTCTAGAAAGTATCGAGAGGGAACAGAGAGTGAgggtagtgtgtgtgtgtgtgatgtgGGGAAGCAGAGCAACATTTGAGAAGCAAAATGCAGAAAAGACAAGTGCATTGGGAACTGTTGAGACATGAGACATGCatggtgatgatgataatgggGTTGGTTccaattttttggtatttttttgaGAGTGGTTGGTTCCAAATTCCATaactctatttttaatattgttatttatgggataaatagcaatttacctcattatgaaattaaaaatgagcacattattccctatgaaaaaaatatagtcatTTATCATCctatacttttaaaatgaagtaatttactttcttatacacggaggtaaattgcttcactgtaaaaattatagagggataaattattgtattttaaaatatacaaggagataattgctattttattttttatatgggggtaatttgctcatttaagATATCATAAgagagttgcttgcatttttttccttatttacggggatttatttatcaattattaattagtttactACACTTACTATCAACATTTTAAACTACATATGTTGTTcaagaaagaattaaaataacaaaaaatgaaaaataacaaagagCCGCAGCTATGCGTAAGAACAATAAGAGAGTGTTAAACAATCCGTAAACTTCAAGCCCATAACTTGGAGGCCCACATACCAAACCCATTACCACTTGGAGGCCCTCTACTCGGTACCCGACCCACCTCAGTAAACCCGACCCGGGTTAACCACTATATATTCCCCATTCTTCTAACCCTAATCAGTTTTTCTCTCCCCTCATTCGGTTTCCGCCGTTTCTCTCCTCTATCCTCCTACAACCTTCCATGGCAGTTACGCTCTCCTCTCTTCCCCATCTCCGACGGTTTTCTAAAGCCAATCCAATGACTTTTAGGAAACTGCCTAACGGATTAGTTCCCCGGACGTTTTAGTGAGCTCTATAAATGGGAGTCTCATCCTCCCCTACCGCGATATAGAAatctgttttcttcttctctacaCCTCTGAAATATTTCTTTGTGATTCTACTGTGTGGTGGGTTGTGGTGATCGGTCATCTGTTCTAAATCTGTGTGATCTGATTCTGTTGGGAACAGTGTGTAGAGGAGCAACCGTGGTTTTGAGTTGGGTGTCTGGGTACGGTATTTTGTGACCGTGTCCCTTCTATATTGGATCTGGCTCTATCTCCTGAGCCACTTTCAAAcagcaatttatcttcttcatttcctgttattttctattattcatttctgtaataattctttttatattctgCCTGTAATATTGAGGAGTTTTATATTCCATATCAGTGTAATAGTTGGGTAGGTTATATTGATAA encodes:
- the LOC105157792 gene encoding uncharacterized protein LOC105157792; this encodes MVKKEKEGECKLCLPDSWVWPPPVPDAPPGFPPQPLKPSTSAAAVSSRNHTPSSLENGFSQGLTPDSTRQQHPPRRTSRKRSRPQFYSPPPAQQQPTGRRRRGRPPKARIMSQLSCQEIGTRNGDQVSAASLRQTQKQTSCFFTSLQITKEQSRSRTNNQVCEQSSQITQTVDENQARAAPRSTFLNRDIEETVTDISLTEVPDPIHGVALDDWMNPSIDPKILQHVANALHNMAGRETSLDETKVLKSRSSDIDKTLFYTLKAINKNHGDITQDCSLKSDCMKTLVLLGICKVVQDLEKKQLKDIDISTLDPYYTAVRDAENMNVNVQWLHDRLDEIKDAVILREEAKGMVDERNRRLESIDNRNKELLTRKVEVERLKSEIQDIEDQLAREVIMMDELNRNIGTQTSEFPHTYLMDGLV